Proteins from one Falco naumanni isolate bFalNau1 chromosome 10, bFalNau1.pat, whole genome shotgun sequence genomic window:
- the RPS21 gene encoding 40S ribosomal protein S21, which yields MQNDAGEFVDLYVPRKCSASNRIIGAKDHASIQINISEVDKVTGRVNGQFKTYAICGAIRRMGESDDSILRLAKNDGIVSKNF from the exons ATGCAGAACGACGCCGGGGAGTTCGTGGACCTTTACGTGCCTCGCAAATG CTCTGCTAGCAACCGAATAATCGGTGCTAAGGATCATGCTTCTATtcagataaatatttctgag GTTGACAAGGTAACAGGCAGAGTAAATGGCCAGTTCAAAACGTATGCCATTTGTGGAGCAATTCGTAGAATG ggtgAATCAGATGACTCCATTCTGCGTCTGGCAAAAAATGATGGAATTGTTTCCAA gAACTTCTAA